A genomic segment from Clarias gariepinus isolate MV-2021 ecotype Netherlands chromosome 11, CGAR_prim_01v2, whole genome shotgun sequence encodes:
- the n4bp2l2 gene encoding NEDD4-binding protein 2-like 2, with protein MPHVNPAGSSPPPVSGRVEDPQQLSLFQTTIDSKTSPADAPDPGLPAQQVEANHGPENLDTGNGDEEGECGQGRSREEVIKEISVSSVAFIGPTCRPEPVIEDELSEFYKEIAQIDQQDAVDGSEGRGSLISAPSHAVDVNNERRSQLCAPSHVGNVYTERAQFCSPLVHPSALKQTANSHRNAYRPYQAPWPHTDYRDTLQWRPESYDTSCSWSNSHSYPNQWQRPPPPSSPRPPPPHPPSFRYYPPSRPENPTHPLYSPPQGQRYGPPQVQRYGPPQGQPYGPPQGQPYGPPQGQPYGPPRGQRYGSLENSQTHFRFSPDVRLAPCHGPTSHASYGEIERQQSEEQNYQVVNECEPSLVLIMMRGLPGSGKSTLARHISSSGLSGLVLSTDDYFYQNDGYCFDPTLLGAAHDWNQNRAKQAMLDRRTPVVIDNTNLQAWEMKPYVSMALDMGYRVEFVEPETSWKCDPVELERRNHHGVPRETIANMLDRFELPISVDIVMNSCEPSHKRKEHNHRPYRDKRQHK; from the exons ATGCCTCATGTTAATCCAGCTGGATCTTCTCCTCCACCTGTAAGTGGACGTGTCGAAGATCCACAGCAGCTCAGCCTTTTCCAAACTACGATCGACAGCAAGACGTCTCCGGCGGACGCTCCTGATCCTGGACTTCCTGCACAGCAGGTGGAGGCGAATCATGGCCCTGAGAACCTTGATACGGGTAACGGAGACGAGGAGGGGGAATGTGGTCAGGGAAGAAGCAGAGAAGAGGTGATTAAAGAGATCAGCGTCAGCAGCGTGGCGTTCATCGGGCCGACCTGTCGACCAGAACCTGTCATAGAAGATGAACTCAGCGAGTTTTATAAAGAGATCGCTCAAATCGATCAGCAAGACGCTGTAGACGGGAGTGAAGGGCGCGGATCTCTGATCTCTGCTCCATCTCACGCCGTAGATGTGAATAATGAGCGCAGATCTCAGCTCTGCGCTCCATCACACGTTGGAAATGTGTATACTGAGCGTGCTCAGTTTTGCTCTCCACTAGTCCACCCTTCAGCCTTAAAACAGACGGCGAATAGCCACAGGAATGCCTACAGGCCGTACCAGGCTCCATGGCCACACACAGACTACAGGGACACCCTACAGTGGAGACCCGAGTCTTACGACACGAGCTGCAGCTGGTCAAACTCGCACAGCTATCCCAATCAGTGGCagcgtcctcctcctccttcttctcctcgtcctcctcctcctcatccacCAAGCTTCCGTTACTATCCTCCATCTCGACCTGAGAATCCCACGCACCCGCTGTACAGCCCGCCTCAGGGACAGCGGTACGGCCCGCCTCAGGTACAGCGGTACGGCCCGCCTCAAGGACAGCCGTACGGCCCGCCTCAAGGACAGCCGTACGGCCCACCTCAAGGACAGCCGTACGGCCCACCTCGGGGGCAGCGGTACGGCTCACTCGAGAACAGTCAGACTCACTTCAGGTTCAGTCCTGATGTCAGACTCGCTCCATGTCACGGCCCTACTTCACATGCTTCGTATGGAGAGATTGAGAGGCAACAGAGTGAGGAGCAGAATTATCAGGTCGTGAACGAATGTGAGCCGTCTTTAGTGCTAATAATGATGAGAGGACTCCCAGGGTCCGGCAAGTCAACTCTCGCCAG GCACATATCCTCCAGCGGCCTGAGCGGACTGGTCCTTAGCACGGACGATTACTTCTACCAGAATGACGGCTACTGCTTCGACCCGACTCTTCTCGGAGCCGCGCACGACTGGAATCAAAACAGAG CCAAACAAGCCATGCTGGATAGACGCACACCGGTGGTTATTGACAACACCAACCTCCAGGCCTGGGAAATGAAGCCGTACGTGTCGATG GCTTTAGACATGGGGTACCGAGTGGAGTTTGTTGAACCCGAGACCAGCTGGAAATGTGATCCTGTCGAGTTAGAAAG GAGGAATCATCACGGAGTCCCGAGAGAAACGATAGCGAACATGCTGGATCGCTTCGAGCTCCCGATTAGTGTGGACATCGTGATGAATTCCTGTGAGCCTTCTCATAAGAGAAAAGAACATAATCATAGACCATACAGAgacaaaagacaacataaataa